The Treponema pectinovorum genome includes a window with the following:
- a CDS encoding ParA family protein, producing the protein MGKIIVFVNQKGGVGKTTSAINIGAYIALTGKKVLLVDFDSQGNMSSGVGVSKDKPTIYELLAEQCTADEAIKHTAVQNLDAISASIDLSGAAIELVDQENREFFLKNALTPLKEKYDYILIDCPPSLGILTLNGLAAADSVMVPMQCEYFALEGITLLLQTVKKVQKSINPDLVIGGIFFTMYDSRTRLAQDVVRQVQAYFKDVVFNTIIPRNVRLSEAPSHGEPICLYDPECVGAKSYEKLSQEVIRRG; encoded by the coding sequence ATGGGAAAAATAATTGTTTTTGTTAATCAGAAGGGTGGCGTTGGCAAAACAACTTCCGCTATAAACATTGGGGCGTACATCGCTCTTACTGGTAAAAAAGTGCTTTTGGTCGATTTTGACTCGCAGGGAAATATGTCCAGTGGAGTTGGAGTTTCAAAAGATAAACCTACTATTTATGAACTTTTGGCAGAACAGTGCACTGCCGATGAAGCGATAAAACACACCGCTGTGCAAAATCTCGATGCAATAAGCGCATCGATTGACCTTTCTGGTGCTGCGATTGAGCTTGTCGATCAGGAAAACCGAGAGTTCTTTTTAAAAAATGCATTAACTCCTCTTAAAGAAAAATATGATTACATCTTAATTGACTGCCCGCCTTCACTTGGAATTTTAACATTGAACGGGCTTGCGGCTGCGGATTCTGTTATGGTTCCTATGCAGTGCGAATATTTTGCTCTTGAAGGAATCACTTTGCTTTTGCAAACCGTTAAAAAGGTTCAAAAATCTATAAATCCCGATTTAGTTATAGGTGGGATTTTCTTTACGATGTATGACAGCAGAACTCGCCTTGCACAAGATGTTGTTCGCCAAGTTCAAGCGTATTTTAAAGATGTCGTATTCAATACGATAATTCCTCGCAATGTCCGCCTTTCAGAAGCGCCTTCTCATGGAGAGCCAATTTGCCTTTATGATCCAGAATGCGTTGGTGCAAAGAGTTATGAAAAACTTTCTCAAGAGGTAATTCGCCGTGGCTAA
- a CDS encoding ParB/RepB/Spo0J family partition protein translates to MAKKFGLGNGLDSLLGSSKSDGADLKTDVAQNENSFSQKKSNLPVGIEQDEFGRLWVETELLKPNPHQPRQEFDEDKLKELAESIKENGIIQPITVEDAKDGFFYIIAGERRTRASKIAGLKKVPVQLSAFSEQKKLEVALIENIQRADLNPIEEAKAYYKLMELGGLKQEEVAQKVGKNRATVANAIRLLKLPEDIQNALVTSQITAGHARALLMVKDKMNMQILFGKIVGQSLSVHQAEVMAGEINNPPVKEQKAKNPAAQKRDPDLIDVETKLIEKLGTKVQIKGDYEKGSIEISYFSKDDFDRLFDLINR, encoded by the coding sequence GTGGCTAAAAAATTTGGATTGGGAAATGGGCTTGATTCTCTTTTGGGCTCTTCTAAAAGCGATGGAGCGGATTTAAAAACTGATGTTGCTCAAAATGAAAATTCTTTTTCTCAAAAAAAATCAAATCTTCCTGTAGGTATAGAACAAGATGAATTCGGAAGGCTCTGGGTTGAAACTGAACTTTTAAAGCCGAACCCTCATCAGCCTAGACAGGAGTTTGACGAAGATAAACTAAAAGAACTTGCGGAGTCGATTAAAGAAAATGGCATAATTCAGCCTATAACTGTTGAAGATGCAAAGGATGGATTCTTCTATATAATTGCAGGCGAGAGGCGTACCCGTGCTTCTAAAATTGCAGGCCTTAAAAAAGTTCCAGTCCAACTTTCTGCATTTAGTGAACAAAAAAAACTCGAAGTTGCGTTGATTGAAAATATTCAGCGTGCAGATTTAAATCCAATTGAAGAAGCAAAAGCATATTATAAATTGATGGAATTGGGTGGTTTAAAGCAGGAAGAAGTTGCTCAAAAAGTTGGCAAAAATCGGGCTACCGTTGCAAACGCAATCAGGCTTTTAAAACTTCCAGAGGATATTCAAAACGCATTGGTAACTTCTCAAATTACAGCAGGGCATGCAAGGGCTTTGCTCATGGTAAAAGACAAGATGAACATGCAAATCCTGTTTGGAAAAATCGTAGGGCAATCTCTTTCAGTTCATCAGGCGGAAGTTATGGCTGGCGAAATAAATAATCCGCCTGTAAAAGAACAAAAAGCAAAAAATCCAGCTGCACAAAAGCGCGATCCTGATTTAATCGATGTGGAAACAAAATTGATTGAAAAACTCGGCACAAAGGTTCAGATAAAAGGCGATTACGAAAAAGGTTCAATCGAAATTTCATATTTCAGCAAAGACGATTTTGACCGGCTTTTCGATTTGATAAATCGCTAG
- a CDS encoding histidine phosphatase family protein: MNIYIIRHGETSWNKEFRVQGRSDIPLTKTGIEQAQKTAEAFKNQGIFFDHVYTSPLSRAKQTAKIISGLSESNITSDERLIEFAFGEIEGATQQERETNPKFAGFKNFFISPKDYRPLTGGETFVEVLERTKNFWENEIKPLGTSEYADNKAEKNILITTHGGTLQSLLMYVDKRPLERYWEISFPNCAVNLVTQINGKLNLEWTSKIFY; encoded by the coding sequence ATGAACATATACATAATTCGACACGGCGAAACCTCGTGGAACAAAGAATTCAGAGTTCAGGGCAGGTCGGATATCCCTCTCACAAAAACGGGCATAGAACAGGCACAAAAAACTGCAGAGGCTTTCAAAAATCAAGGGATTTTTTTTGACCATGTGTACACGAGTCCTTTGAGTCGCGCAAAACAGACAGCAAAAATTATAAGCGGATTAAGCGAAAGCAATATAACAAGCGATGAAAGGCTGATAGAATTTGCTTTTGGAGAGATAGAAGGTGCAACTCAACAAGAACGTGAAACAAATCCAAAATTTGCAGGATTTAAGAATTTTTTTATTTCGCCAAAAGATTATAGGCCTTTAACTGGTGGCGAAACTTTTGTAGAAGTGCTAGAAAGAACAAAGAATTTTTGGGAAAACGAGATAAAGCCTCTTGGAACAAGTGAGTATGCAGATAACAAGGCTGAAAAAAATATTTTGATTACAACTCACGGTGGAACATTGCAATCGCTTTTGATGTATGTGGATAAACGTCCGCTTGAGCGCTATTGGGAAATAAGTTTTCCAAATTGTGCTGTGAACCTTGTAACTCAAATAAACGGAAAACTCAATTTGGAATGGACGAGCAAAATTTTCTATTAA
- a CDS encoding phosphoribosyltransferase family protein, whose protein sequence is MGGIFGVASKDDCSMDLFFGTDYHSHLGTRRGGLAVYLNDNKFKRAIHNIQNSPFRTKFETDIEEMKGKIGIGCISDYEPQPLLARSHLGLFALTTVGVVNNKDELVKELLDGGNAFLEMSGGEINQTELILSLINTQKSILKGIQYVQSKIKGSITLLIATPEGIYGARDKWGRTPLQIGIKKDAKGSILSHCLSFENFAYMNLGYTDEHELGPAEIVFVTSDRYEILQNPQKDMKICTFLWIYYGYPTACYEGVNVEAMRYNCGRYLAKRDKADNIHPDCAAGVPDSGTAHAVGYANEAGIPFTRPFIKYTPTWPRSFMPTSQEQRNLIAHMKLIPVPQLIKDKSILLIDDSIVRGTQLRETTDFLYQSGAKEVHVRPACPPIMFGCKYLNFSRSKTEMDLIARRVVKQFEGENVSNKILAKYCNPDTEEYKKMQEEIRKQLHFTSLRFHRLDDMLDSTGIPHERLCTYCWNGVE, encoded by the coding sequence ATGGGCGGAATTTTTGGGGTTGCATCAAAAGATGATTGTTCTATGGATTTATTCTTTGGCACGGATTATCACTCGCACTTGGGAACACGCCGCGGAGGACTTGCAGTTTATTTAAACGACAACAAGTTTAAAAGAGCAATCCACAATATCCAAAACTCCCCTTTTAGAACAAAATTTGAAACCGACATAGAAGAGATGAAAGGCAAAATTGGAATAGGTTGCATTTCCGACTATGAGCCACAGCCACTTTTGGCACGCTCGCACCTTGGGCTTTTTGCCTTGACCACAGTTGGAGTTGTAAACAACAAAGACGAACTCGTAAAAGAACTTTTAGATGGCGGGAACGCTTTTCTTGAGATGTCTGGTGGCGAAATAAATCAGACAGAATTGATACTTTCGCTCATCAACACACAAAAATCGATTCTAAAAGGAATTCAATACGTACAATCAAAAATAAAAGGTTCAATAACGCTCTTAATTGCAACTCCAGAAGGAATTTACGGAGCAAGGGACAAATGGGGAAGAACTCCTTTGCAAATCGGCATAAAAAAAGATGCAAAAGGTTCTATACTTTCGCATTGCCTTTCATTTGAAAATTTTGCTTATATGAATTTGGGCTACACCGATGAACACGAATTAGGACCTGCCGAAATAGTATTTGTAACTTCTGACAGATACGAAATTCTTCAAAATCCGCAAAAAGATATGAAAATCTGTACGTTCTTGTGGATTTATTACGGATATCCAACTGCGTGCTACGAAGGCGTAAACGTGGAAGCGATGAGATACAACTGCGGACGGTATCTTGCAAAGCGCGATAAAGCGGACAATATTCATCCAGATTGTGCCGCAGGTGTTCCAGATTCAGGAACCGCACACGCTGTAGGATATGCAAACGAAGCAGGAATTCCGTTCACTCGTCCATTCATAAAATATACGCCGACCTGGCCACGCTCTTTTATGCCTACAAGTCAGGAACAGCGGAATCTGATTGCACACATGAAGTTAATTCCAGTTCCTCAGCTCATAAAAGATAAAAGCATTTTGCTAATTGACGATTCCATAGTGCGCGGAACACAACTGCGCGAAACTACGGATTTTTTATATCAAAGTGGAGCTAAAGAAGTTCACGTCAGGCCAGCCTGCCCGCCAATAATGTTTGGCTGCAAATACCTGAATTTTAGTCGTTCAAAGACCGAGATGGATTTGATAGCAAGGCGAGTTGTAAAGCAGTTTGAAGGTGAGAATGTGAGCAACAAAATCCTCGCAAAATACTGCAATCCAGACACAGAAGAATACAAAAAAATGCAGGAAGAAATCCGTAAGCAGCTGCACTTTACAAGCCTTAGATTCCACAGATTAGACGATATGCTCGACTCAACCGGAATTCCTCACGAAAGATTGTGCACATACTGCTGGAACGGCGTAGAGTAA